One candidate division KSB1 bacterium genomic region harbors:
- the iolG gene encoding inositol 2-dehydrogenase: MTKRINIGLIGLGRLGRNYADYFANRIPAANLIAISDIDRQSMDACANEFGISKCFSDYLDLVADKEVDAVVIVTSTSTHRDIILAAAKHGKAIFCEKPLTLSLQEGVEIKQAVDDAGVFFHMGFMRRFDKGYLAAKRQIEDGVIGTPVVFQSTTRDPHPPPVEYLKVSGGLFTDMGIHDFDLARWFMGEVENVYASGAALAYPEIKEIGDIDNGIANLNFENGALGVVNLCRNGIYGYHIRTEIVGTKGTIKIGYLRETPIVVMTKEGVCHDTVPFFMERFTDAYITQLENFVENIIREKEPAITCNDGVEVLKISLAAKSSYTNKQAVAIRDSN; the protein is encoded by the coding sequence ATGACCAAAAGAATTAACATAGGCCTTATTGGTCTGGGACGACTCGGTAGAAATTATGCTGACTATTTTGCTAATCGTATTCCGGCCGCCAATTTAATAGCCATATCCGACATCGACCGGCAGTCGATGGATGCATGCGCAAATGAGTTTGGCATTTCCAAATGTTTTAGCGATTATCTAGATTTAGTAGCAGACAAAGAAGTCGATGCAGTCGTCATCGTTACTTCAACCAGCACCCACCGGGATATCATCCTGGCGGCTGCCAAGCATGGCAAAGCGATCTTTTGTGAAAAACCCTTGACTCTGTCTTTGCAAGAAGGCGTTGAAATCAAACAAGCCGTAGATGATGCGGGGGTGTTCTTTCACATGGGGTTTATGCGCAGATTCGATAAAGGCTATCTTGCCGCGAAACGACAAATTGAGGATGGAGTGATTGGAACCCCGGTCGTCTTCCAATCCACCACACGAGATCCTCATCCACCCCCCGTTGAGTATTTAAAAGTTAGCGGCGGTCTGTTTACCGATATGGGCATACACGATTTTGACCTGGCCCGCTGGTTTATGGGTGAGGTTGAAAATGTTTATGCCTCAGGGGCTGCGTTGGCTTACCCGGAGATAAAGGAAATCGGAGATATCGATAACGGCATCGCGAATCTCAATTTTGAGAATGGTGCCTTGGGCGTGGTAAACTTATGCCGCAATGGTATTTACGGATATCACATCCGCACCGAAATTGTGGGTACAAAGGGCACAATTAAGATCGGCTATTTGAGAGAAACGCCCATCGTGGTCATGACAAAAGAAGGCGTTTGTCACGATACGGTGCCGTTTTTTATGGAGCGGTTTACGGATGCATACATTACACAATTAGAAAATTTTGTCGAAAATATCATCCGGGAGAAAGAGCCGGCTATCACCTGTAATGATGGTGTTGAAGTTTTGAAAATCAGTTTAGCCGCAAAATCATCTTACACGAACAAGCAGGCTGTAGCAATCCGGGACTCTAATTAG
- a CDS encoding alcohol dehydrogenase catalytic domain-containing protein, with protein sequence MKTATISASWEPRDDFKLGLKDVEGEMTYLGSRVWRNPHIDMVEKEEPKPGPTEVLLELQACGICGSDVHMRQTDEDGYIFYPGLTAFPVTLGHEFSGKVVEAGKDAINKRTGKRYEIGEAVCTEEMFWCAQCKPCADGYPNHCEKLQEIGFSCDGAFAKYVAVDARYLWSLEGLRDIYGEEKMWLLGSTVEPTSVAYNAVIERGGGIRPGESVVILGGGPIGVAACSVLAQAGASNVIISEPAETRRKMALSMGATHAIDPTKDNAAEAVLEITKGMGAKIILEATGLPGVVWPDIERIIWEGRAINTTVVVVARADAKIPLTGEVLQVRRASVVGAQGHSGHGTFPNVISCMEAGMDMTKMITKKIGLDEVDANAVLLQKDRNEVKITVTDFD encoded by the coding sequence ATGAAAACTGCAACGATTTCTGCAAGTTGGGAGCCCAGAGATGATTTCAAACTCGGTTTGAAAGATGTCGAGGGTGAGATGACTTATTTAGGCAGCCGGGTCTGGAGGAATCCTCATATTGACATGGTGGAGAAAGAGGAGCCAAAACCAGGCCCAACCGAAGTGCTTCTTGAATTACAGGCCTGTGGCATCTGCGGCAGTGATGTCCACATGCGGCAGACCGACGAAGACGGCTATATTTTCTATCCGGGTCTCACTGCCTTCCCGGTGACTCTGGGCCATGAATTTTCTGGAAAGGTCGTTGAGGCTGGGAAAGATGCCATCAACAAACGCACCGGAAAAAGATATGAGATTGGAGAAGCCGTCTGCACCGAGGAGATGTTTTGGTGTGCGCAGTGTAAGCCTTGTGCCGATGGTTACCCAAATCATTGTGAAAAGCTTCAGGAAATCGGCTTTTCCTGTGATGGCGCTTTTGCAAAATATGTAGCAGTTGATGCCCGTTATCTCTGGAGTCTGGAGGGATTGCGTGATATTTATGGAGAAGAGAAGATGTGGCTTCTGGGCAGCACGGTCGAACCGACATCCGTGGCTTATAATGCGGTCATTGAACGTGGCGGCGGTATCCGGCCGGGTGAGAGTGTCGTTATCTTAGGCGGTGGACCGATTGGCGTTGCCGCCTGCTCAGTGCTGGCACAGGCAGGGGCGAGCAACGTTATCATCTCGGAACCTGCTGAGACGCGCAGAAAAATGGCCCTGTCCATGGGCGCGACTCATGCCATCGATCCCACCAAAGATAATGCAGCCGAGGCGGTACTGGAGATAACGAAAGGCATGGGCGCTAAAATTATTCTTGAAGCGACCGGCTTACCCGGTGTTGTTTGGCCTGATATTGAGAGAATCATCTGGGAAGGCAGGGCGATCAATACAACGGTTGTGGTTGTTGCCCGCGCCGATGCCAAAATTCCCTTGACCGGCGAAGTACTGCAAGTCCGGAGAGCAAGTGTCGTCGGTGCACAAGGTCATTCGGGTCACGGCACATTTCCGAATGTCATCAGTTGCATGGAGGCCGGCATGGACATGACAAAAATGATCACCAAGAAAATAGGCCTGGACGAGGTTGATGCAAATGCCGTGTTACTGCAAAAAGATCGCAACGAAGTAAAAATAACCGTGACGGATTTTGACTGA
- a CDS encoding MBL fold metallo-hydrolase yields the protein MRITFAGTGDGRGIPAVGCQCKLCERARKEGGKNYRRRVSVIISNGSETILFDTPNSVGQMLNEKCIFDISAIFLSHKHYDHIAGITEFEYWPEKIPVYGNMSVLGNFEVTDRLYEQCKFRVLYDRESVKVGGIKVTPFDVSHKIPTFGLIFRQNDKRIVHFSDSGNTKLSDYQRAQVKQAQLVIFHTVAWDGGTDHIDIITVIKIAERYPKTRFVITHIGHNTFPHEELVEKLSPYKNITVAYDGLEVRI from the coding sequence ATGCGGATAACATTTGCCGGAACTGGAGATGGCCGTGGCATACCAGCGGTCGGCTGTCAGTGTAAACTTTGTGAGCGCGCGCGTAAAGAAGGCGGCAAAAACTATCGCCGCAGAGTCTCTGTTATTATCTCAAATGGCTCCGAGACAATTCTCTTTGATACCCCTAATTCAGTTGGACAGATGCTAAATGAAAAGTGCATATTTGACATATCAGCCATATTTCTTTCTCATAAACATTATGATCACATTGCCGGCATCACAGAATTTGAATACTGGCCGGAAAAAATTCCGGTTTATGGCAATATGTCCGTTCTCGGCAACTTTGAAGTAACCGACCGGTTGTACGAGCAATGCAAGTTTCGTGTGTTGTACGACCGGGAATCCGTCAAAGTCGGTGGAATCAAAGTAACCCCGTTCGATGTGTCGCACAAAATTCCCACCTTTGGGCTGATATTCAGGCAAAATGACAAGCGTATCGTGCATTTCAGCGATAGTGGGAATACGAAATTGTCCGACTACCAGAGGGCTCAGGTGAAACAGGCCCAACTCGTCATTTTCCATACCGTGGCCTGGGATGGCGGCACCGACCACATCGACATAATCACGGTAATCAAGATTGCCGAACGATATCCGAAAACCCGTTTTGTGATCACCCATATTGGGCATAACACTTTTCCTCATGAGGAGCTCGTGGAGAAACTGTCCCCTTACAAAAATATAACAGTGGCCTATGACGGGCTGGAAGTGAGAATATAG